A stretch of DNA from Rathayibacter sp. VKM Ac-2762:
AGGTCCGTCGCCTGGAAGCGCCAGCCGCCGATGCTCACCGGTGTGCGCCCGAACGTCGGCGGGAACCCCTCGAGGGGCGCCCACCACTCGCTCGTGCAGGTCCACACCGTCGGCCGGTCGGTCACCCGGTAGCTCCCGCCCCGCCACTCGAGCGCGATCGGCACTCCCTCGCCGTCGGTCGAGACCAGCGCCGTCTCGTCGATCACCGCCATCGTCGTGCTCCCGTTCACTCGCCGGACCCGGTTGGCCGTTCGAACATGTGTTCGATAGTCTGCGAGTGTACGCCGCGGCGCTCGTGCTCGCCACGGCCGCGGATCGACCGGTGGGAGGCGCGATGATCGAGTGGAGTCCGCTCCAGATGCTGCGCAGCAGCGGGCAGGACGAGTGGGTGATGGTCGACGCCCTGCGCACCGGCCGGATCGGCCTGGTGCGCCGCATCGAGACCGGCCCGTACCGCGAGACCTGGTTCCGCGCGGTGACCTGGGCGGCGGAGCCGGAGAGGCGGACGCTCGTGGGCTACTCCCGCTCGATGGACACCATCGCGGCCGCCCTGTGGGCCCATCAGCCGCCGACGGCGCAGGAGAAGCCCTTCCCCGGCTACCCGCCCTCGCGGCCGTCGCCGTGACTCCTTCAGCGAGAGGGGGCCCGGCCGTCCCCGCGACGGCGGCCTCCGTGTCCGCCACGGGGGAGAATGGCCCGATGCTCCTCGCACTCGTCGGCGGCCCCACGGGGGCGTGGCGGGCGGTCGACCCCGTCGGCGGCGCCGAGGCCGGGAGCGGCCGGGGCCCGGCCGAGCTGGCGGCGTTCGTCCGGGAGCGGGAGCCGGAGCGCCCGCGCTGGGTCTGGGACGACACCGCGCGCTGGTACCCCGCACTGCTGTCGGCCGGCGTGGTCGTCGCCCGGTGCCACGACCTCCGGCTGGCCCGCGCGATCCTCCGCCGCTCGGTCTCCGCCGCCGCATCGGCTCTCGCGCGCTCGCCCCTCGACCCGTGGGACGCGGGAGCCGCGGCCCCCGCCGCGCAGGACACGCTGATCGGGTTCGAGGAGGCGGCGGGCGGCTCCGACGAGCTCGACCCCGTCCTCGAGCTGGCCCGGCAGGAGGAGGCGCTCTCCGGCGCCGCCGAGGCCGGCCGGCTCCGCCTGCTGCTCGCCGCCGAGTCCGTCGGCGCCCTGATCGCTCGCGAGATCGCCCACGCGGGGCTGCCGTGGCGCGCCGATGTGCACGACCGGGTGCTCACCGGGATGCTCGGCCCCCGCCCGCTCTTCGGCGGCCGCCCGGCCCTGCTGGAGGCGCTGGCCGTCCGTCTGCGCGACGAGCTCGGCGCGCCCGAGCTCAATCCCGACTCGCCGGCCGAGCTCCTCAAGGCGCTGCGGCGCGCGGGGCTGCCGGTCGAGTCGACGCGCTCCTGGGAGCTGCAGTCCCTCGAGCACCCCGCGGTGCCGCCCCTCCTGGAGTACAAGAAGCTCTCCCGGCTGCTCACCGCCAACGGCTGGGCCTGGCTCGACGCGTGGGTGCGCGACGGACGGTTCCGGCCGGAGTACGTGGTGGGCGGCGTCGTCACCGGCCGCTGGGCGACCTCGGGCGGAGGGGCGCTACAGCTGCCGCGGCAGATCCGCGCCGCGGTCACCGCGGATCCGGGCTGGAGCCTCGTGGTCGCGGATGCCGCGCAGCTCGAGCCGCGCATCCTCGCCGCGCTCTCGGGCGACTCGGCCATGGCCGCCGCCGGGCGGGGCCGCGACCTCTACCAGGGCATCGTCGACGCCGGCGTGATCCCCGATCGGCCGCGGGCGAAGGTCGCGATGCTGGGGGCGATGTACGGGGCGACGAGCGGCGAGGCCGGGCGGCTGCTCCCGAGGCTCGCCCGTGCCTACCCGCGCTCGGTCGCGCACGTCGAGGCGGCGGCTCGGGCGGGGGAGCGCGGCGAGAGCGTCTCGACGTGGCTCGGGCGCAGCTCGCCTCCCGGACCCGAGGGGCTCTCGGCGGATGCGGCGCGAGCGCGCGAGTGGGGACGCTTCACCCGTAACTTCGTGGTGCAGGGGACCGCGGCCGAGTGGGCGCTCTGCTGGATGGGCGAGCTGCGGGCGCGACTGCGCGCCGAGGGCGGCGCGGTCGGCCGGGCGCACCTCGTCTACTTCCTGCACGACGAGGTGATCGTGCACGCTCCCGCCGACGTCGGCGAGCGGGTCGCCGCGATCGTCCGCGAGGCGGCGGTGCGCGCCGGACGCTCGCTCTTCGGAGAGGGCGAGGTCGACTTCCCGGTCACCGTCGCCGTCGTCGACTCCTACGACCAGGCGAAGTGAGGCGCGGGATCAGTACCAGTGCGGCGAGCGGTTGTTCCAGCTCGACCACGCGTTGCAGGGCGAGCCGTAGGCGCTCTTG
This window harbors:
- a CDS encoding bifunctional 3'-5' exonuclease/DNA polymerase; this encodes MLLALVGGPTGAWRAVDPVGGAEAGSGRGPAELAAFVREREPERPRWVWDDTARWYPALLSAGVVVARCHDLRLARAILRRSVSAAASALARSPLDPWDAGAAAPAAQDTLIGFEEAAGGSDELDPVLELARQEEALSGAAEAGRLRLLLAAESVGALIAREIAHAGLPWRADVHDRVLTGMLGPRPLFGGRPALLEALAVRLRDELGAPELNPDSPAELLKALRRAGLPVESTRSWELQSLEHPAVPPLLEYKKLSRLLTANGWAWLDAWVRDGRFRPEYVVGGVVTGRWATSGGGALQLPRQIRAAVTADPGWSLVVADAAQLEPRILAALSGDSAMAAAGRGRDLYQGIVDAGVIPDRPRAKVAMLGAMYGATSGEAGRLLPRLARAYPRSVAHVEAAARAGERGESVSTWLGRSSPPGPEGLSADAARAREWGRFTRNFVVQGTAAEWALCWMGELRARLRAEGGAVGRAHLVYFLHDEVIVHAPADVGERVAAIVREAAVRAGRSLFGEGEVDFPVTVAVVDSYDQAK